One genomic window of Limanda limanda chromosome 16, fLimLim1.1, whole genome shotgun sequence includes the following:
- the LOC133021238 gene encoding helix-loop-helix protein 1-like has protein sequence MPLSSRDDHIQSMVTTSVAARSLIGEMDNDISHMSRPFLDISTVRTVMLRPDRAPPGGPWGHADAQQHLVLDDVPALNREEKRRRRRATAKYRSAHATRERVRVVAFNVAFEELRKLLPTFPPNKRLSKIETLRLALCYISYLNHVLGV, from the exons ATGCCTCTTTCCTCTCGTGACgaccatatacagtctatggtgacgaccagtgtagcagcTCGTTCCCTGATTGGAGAGATGGATAACGACATCAGCCATATGTCGAGGCCCTTCTTG gacattagtacagtgaggacagtgatgcTCCGTCCGGACCGCGCGCCCCCCGGGGGGCCCTGGGGACACGCGGACGCGCAGCAGCACCTCGTCCTGGACGACGTGCCCGCGCTCaacagggaggagaagaggaggaggaggcgcgcCACCGCCAAATATCGATCCGCGCACGCCACCAGGGAGCGCGTCCGCGTGGTGGCCTTCAACGTGGCCTTCGAGGAGCTGCGGAAGCTGCTGCCCACGTTCCCCCCCAACAAGAGGCTGAGCAAGATCGAGACCCTGAGACTGGCGCTCTGCTACATCTCTTATCTCAACCACGTGCTGGGGGTGTGA
- the LOC133021741 gene encoding vang-like protein 1, producing MDTESTHSGYSYSSRSGRSNRHGDRSRERHKASSSKDSSRSERSVVINPPDTPSQESPVHNGEPLPGEPMPDADHGDDAQDDNWGETTTAVTGTSELSVSQEEVVGLGKGIQDRTQGFRRYLPLAVGLCVGLLVVTTPLLFLLLPAVMWPDRLEACGAACEGLFLSISFKLLILMVAIWALFLRQGRASLPRVCVYRAFLTTLTLLLTMSYWLFYGVRILEAQDEDYHGIVQFAVSLVDSQLFVHYLAVVLLELRQLQPVYSVCVIRSTDGESRHYNIGQLSVQKAALSILEYYYRDFPLHNPALLSASKHRAAKHLAGLKVYNVDAPGNPAGAQAANGNQSRAMVTAAAKRKDSAHNELYYEEADYERRVRKRKARLVVAVEEAFTHVRRMKKEDERAATSDIMDVREAALAIFPSMARALQKYLRTTRRQHCHSMESIQKHLAFCLVNNMSPKAFLEAYLAPGPTLQYAPERWMADQWTLISEASVTSGLKEGAEFLLKCLDFSLAITIKSIPYIRITEEYIDPKSHKFILLLQSETSV from the exons ATGGACACCGAGTCGACCCACTCGGGCTACTCCTACTCCAGCCGCTCCGGGAGATCAAACCGACATGG GGATCGAAGCCGTGAGCGTCACAAGGCCAGCAGCAGTAAAGACAGCAGCCGCTCGGAGAGATCCGTCGTCATCAACCCCCCCGACACACCGTCCCAGGAGTCGCCTGTTCACAACGGAGAGCCGCTGCCTGGAGAACCCATGCCTGATGCAGATCACGGTGACGACGCCCAG GATGATAACTGGGGAGAAACCACCACCGCCGTGACAGGCACCTCCGAGCTGAGCGTGTCCCAGGAGGAAGTGGTCGGCCTCGGGAAGGGGATACAAGACCGGACCCAGGGCTTCCGCCGCTACCTTCCTCTCGCTGTGGGCCTGTGTGTGGGGCTGCTGGTGGTGACCACACCCCTGCTCTTCCTGCTCCTTCCAGCCGTAATGTGGCCTGATAGATTGGAGGCCTGCGGTGCGGCCTGCGAGggcctcttcctctccatctccttcaagCTCCTCATCCTCATGGTGGCCATCTGGGCCTTGTTTCTCCGCCAGGGCCGCGCCAGCCTGCCCCGAGTGTGCGTGTACCGTGCCTTCCTCACCACACTCACACTTCTGCTCACCATGTCTTACTGGCTCTTCTACGGGGTCCGGATCCTCGAGGCACAG GACGAGGACTACCACGGCATCGTCCAGTTCGCCGTGTCCCTCGTGGACTCCCAGCTCTTCGTCCACTACCTGGCCGTGGTGCTGCTGGAGCTCCGCCAGCTGCAGCCCGTCTACAGCGTGTGCGTCATCCGCTCCACGGACGGAGAGTCACGCCACTACAACATAGGACAGCTCAG TGTTCAAAAGGCCGCTCTGTCCATTCTGGAGTATTACTACAGAGATTTTCCACTCCATAACCCAGCGCTTCTGTCTGCCTCGAAGCACCGGGCCGCCAAACACCTGGCCGGGTTAAAGGTCTACAACGTGGATG CCCCAGGAAACCCAGCCGGGGCTCAGGCTGCTAATGGGAATCAGTCACGGGCCATGGTCACAGCTGCCGCCAAACGCAAAGACAGCGCCCACAATGAGCTGTACTACGAGGAGGCCGACTATGAGAGAAGAGTCCGCAAACGTAAAGCCAG GCTGGTGGTGGCCGTGGAAGAGGCCTTCACTCATGTGCGGCGCATGAAGAAAGAGGATGAGCGCGCAGCCACCTCGGACATCATGGACGTACGAGAGGCGGCTCTGGCCATATTTCCCTCCATGGCCCGTGCCCTGCAGAAGTACCTCCGCACCACCAGGAGGCAGCACTGCCACAGCATGGAGAGCATCCAGAAGCACCTCGCTTTCTGCCTCGTGAATAACATGAGCCCTAAG gcctTCCTTGAGGCCTACCTGGCCCCTGGTCCGACTCTGCAGTACGCCCCTGAGCGCTGGATGGCCGATCAGTGGACTTTGATCAGCGAGGCGTCCGTCACCAGCGGCCTCAAGGAGGGGGCGGAGTTCCTACTAAAGTGTCTCGACTTCAGCTTGGCCATCACCATCAAGAGCATCCCTTACATCCGGATCACTGAGGAGTACATCGACCCCAAGTCCCACAAGTTTATACTGCTGCTCCAATCAGAAACCTCAGTTTAA